A window of Pararhodobacter sp. genomic DNA:
CTGGAGGTTGGAAGCAGCTGCCGCATCTGCCCGCGAACCGTCTGCCCGGCGCGACGCGAGCCCTCGATCGTGATCGGCTGACCGGTTTGCGCAGCGGCTTTTGTTTTTCAAGCGAGCCTTTGACACACCTGTGAATTGCCGCAATACTCACCGTTGAAAGCGCGGCTATCGGTGGCCTTTCCGCCCGCTGGAGGACGTCAATGGCAAACGATGACTTGCATAGGCCAGGTGCTGCACCGGTCGCGCCCGGTGCGCGTCTGGGGGCAGGGCGGGCGGTTTTGGTGGTCGAGGACGAACCCAACATCGGCGAGGCCATCCGCTTTATCCTGCGCCGCGACGGATGGGATGTGACGGTTCTCGAGTCCGGCGAAAACATCAAAGCAACGATTGCCGCCCTGCAACCGGCGGTGATGATCCTCGATGTCATGCTGCCCGACCAAAGCGGCTTTGATATCCTGCGCGCCTTGCGCGCCGCGCCGCCGACCAAAAACCTGCCGGTGATCCTGCTGACGGCCAAAGGCCAGAGCGCCTCGCGCGATCTGGCGATGGAATGCGGCGCGTCGGCCTTCATGGCCAAGCCGTTTGCCAATCGCGACTTGTTGGATGCGGTCCGCAATCTGGTAATGGGGTAACGCATGGAGCGCCGCCGCACCCCGCTGTATCTGGAACGCGAAACCTATCGCCGCCGTCGCATCATGGATGCCGCGCGGGTCTTGCCGGTTCTGGGGTTTGTCCTGATCTTGCTGCCGGTCCTGTGGACGCAGGGCGGGCAGATGGGCACGGCGGCGAGGCGGTCTATATCTTCATTCTCTGGTTCGTGCTGATCCTCAGTGCCGCCCTGCTGTCGCGCCCCTTGCACGCCTCGTTGAACCGCGAGATGCCCCGCCAATCCAGTGGCACGAAACCTGACCCCGGCGCGCCCGAATGACGCTGAATATCCTGATCCCGGCGGCGCTGGGGTATGTGGTCTTTCTGTTCGGCATCGCCTCGCTGGCCGAGCACCGCGCCGAGACCCTGCGCGCCGCCGGGCGGCGTCCACGGTTTCTGCGTTCGCCGCTGATCTACACGCTGTCGCTGTCGGTGTATTGCACCGCCTGGACCTTTTACGGTGCGGTCGGCTACGCGGCGCGCTCGGGGTTGGAGTTTGTCACCATTTACATTGGTCCGACGCTGGTTTTCGTTGGCTGGTGGTGGTTCTTGCGCAAGCTGGTGCGGATCGGCAAGGCGCAGCGCGTGACCTCGATTGCCGACCTGATCTCGGCGCGTTACGGCAAGTCGAACATGATCGGCGTCATCGTGACCCTCCTGGCCGTCGCCGCCACGACCCCCTATATCGCGCTGCAATTGCAATCCATTGCCCTGGCATTCGGGGCTTTCGCGGTGGATGAAATCACTGGCGCCGCAACAGTTGGCGCTGTGGGTGGCCGTGGGCCTGGCGCTGTTCACCATCCTGTTTGGCACGCGAACCCTTGACGCCAACGAGCAGCACCACGGCGTCGTCACCGCCATCGCCGTCGAGGCCGTTGTCAAACTCGTGGCGCTGCTGGCGGTTGGCATCTGGGTTGTCTGGGGGCTGATGGATGGTCCGATGGATGTGATGGAGCGCATCACGCTGGCGGATCGCCCGGAATGGAATGTGCAACCGGGCCGCTGGATGGGGCTGACCTTTCTGGCGGCGGTGGCGATCATCACCTTGCCGCGCATGTTTCAGGTGATGGTGGTCGAAAACTCCGATGAGCGGCAGTTGAGCACCGCGTCCTGGGCCTTTCCGCTCTATCTCATGGCGATGAGCCTCTTTGTGCTGCCGATTGCCGTCGCCGGAATGGAGTTCCTGCCGGCCAAT
This region includes:
- a CDS encoding response regulator, which codes for MANDDLHRPGAAPVAPGARLGAGRAVLVVEDEPNIGEAIRFILRRDGWDVTVLESGENIKATIAALQPAVMILDVMLPDQSGFDILRALRAAPPTKNLPVILLTAKGQSASRDLAMECGASAFMAKPFANRDLLDAVRNLVMG